A window from Parambassis ranga chromosome 13, fParRan2.1, whole genome shotgun sequence encodes these proteins:
- the nlrx1 gene encoding NLR family member X1 isoform X1 has translation MTLLHRQPSQLLAVWRLKRRVEDLLCPATGCQSRRSCSTLSEQADPIEIHKRKLFLWFSHLPQEEKQFGGYFSPESMHVDPLILERKAEERTGMLSSLQQIQTLSCPSLTIEQLFDPTDSWTDGRGLNVLLYGAVGTGKSTVVRKLVLDWCSGTTLTQFKLLVPFSCEDLGHLSRVSSLRDLVSRKYLHLRKHPLLSGEGNQAKDVLFLFNGIEKMKLDFSIGSTELCSDPNEALSPGILVVNLLRKYLLPEASIMVTTRLSALDRIPQKYVSRYAQICGFNDPDRQRAYFASRLLQQNGEAPFIQEAQALIELLYLNLQRESQLAAACFLPSYCWLTCATLHFLHLTDAKAPIRTLTGIYTSFLRLNFGGEVLSTGAGSTVQEHNNSLMLYVVRTVGKLAFDGVRYKRTSFSETELEQWIGGKTKTDEELHQLAMFRTDVVDFFLAPCVESGKHVQQLGENDERRYVFAVPAMQEYLAALYVVLGENKSALEKLTKQVSAVIGPASEDVSALFNIISKFIPIRIFAVFNLLKLFPKFYEKISSLNKSSIAKTMAAEMFRTEDSHNEDVLDQVEQSLLGVHGPQPKQYSDGQPFELYPIFMGGLLHYSNRMLLHQLGCSIQSTTVAQITSALRKYLVRELSKPQPPEELMDLLVLLYEFQNPRLAAEVLASIRTIRLTNIRMTSLKCFVLSFVLSCTPASYHLEELDLSSCLLTDGMLQMLRPAFRHTHKLNLQFNSLGPDSCILLRDLLLDTKISIRSLQLCDNPLLESGACSLLEALPENQSLTHLSLMHTGLGDKGAMKLAERIKQHTGLQELNVAYNNIGDNAALALVDACREHPSIHTVHLYLNPLSDVGKQSLYARGVPRSDGGSGRRVRVLASVTEGSDISEDWHPILSVIRDNASSWERERVKQQLQVFLKDLEWGRQQQQNLWKRLHYRRVEKGVRQTLRLLEKDTSA, from the exons ATGACTTTATTACATAG ACAACCAAGTCAGCTGCTTGCAGTATGGAGGCTaaagaggagggtggaggatcTTCTGTGCCCAGCCACTGGCTGTCAATCCAGGAGGTCCTGCTCCACCCTTTCAGAACAAG CAGACCCCATAGAGATCCACAAGaggaagctgttcttgtggttCAGCCACCTTCCTCAGGAAGAGAAACAGTTTGGAGGCTACTTTAGTCCAGAGTCCATGCACGTGGATCCACTGATTCTGGaaagaaaggcagaggagaGAACAGGAATGCTCAGCTCCCTTCAGCAAATCCAGACCCTCTCTTGCCCCTCTCTGACTATAGAGCAGCTGTTTGACCCCACTGACTCCTGGACTGATGGTCGTGGGCTCAATGTGCTGCTGTACGGAGCTGTTGGAACAGGGAAAAGCACAGTAGTCCGGAAGCTGGTGCTGGATTGGTGTAGCGGGACCACTCTGACCCAGTTTAAGCTTCTGGTTCCTTTCTCCTGTGAGGACCTCGGCCACCTGTCAAG GGTGTCTTCCTTAAGAGACCTTGTGAGCAGAAAGTACCTTCACCTGAGAAAACACCCCCTTCTAAGTGGGGAAGGAAACCAGGCAAAGGATGTGCTCTTTCTCTTTAATGGGATAGAGAAGATGAAACTGGACTTCAGCATAGGATCCACAGAGCTTTGCAGTGATCCTAATGAGGCACTGTCCCCAGGTATATTGGTGGTGAACCTGCTGCGGAAATATCTCCTGCCTGAG GCCAGTATCATGGTTACTACCAGACTGTCAGCCCTGGACCGTATCCCTCAGAAGTACGTGAGTCGTTACGCACAGATTTGTGGCTTCAATGACCCTGACCGGCAGCGGGCATATTTCGCCAGCCGCCTGCTGCAGCAGAATGGGGAGGCTCCTTTTATCCAGGAAGCCCAGGCTCTCATAGAACTACTTTACCTCAACCTCCAGAGAGAAAGTCAGCTGGCTGCAGCCTGCTTTCTCCCCTCGTACTGCTGGCTCACATGTGCTACCTTACACTTCCTCCATTTAACAGATGCCAAGGCTCCCATCCGCACTTTGACTGGTATATACACCAGTTTCCTCAGGCTCAACTTTGGGGGTGAGGTGCTGAGCACAGGAGCAGGGTCGACTGTTCAGGAGCACAACAATTCTCTGATGTTGTATGTTGTCCGTACAGTGGGTAAGCTTGCATTTGATGGTGTGAGATACAAGCGCACCTCTTTCTCAGAAACAGAACTGGAGCAGTGGATAGGAGGGAAGACCAAGACCGACGAGGAGTTACATCAGCTTGCCATGTTCCGGACTGATGTGGTAGACTTCTTTTTGGCCCCATGTGTAGAAAGTGGTAAGCATGTACAACAACTTGGGGAGAATGATGAGAGACGATATGTGTTTGCAGTTCCAGCCATGCAAGAGTACCTGGCAGCTCTTTACGTCGTTCTAGGAGAGAACAAATCAGCCCTAGAAAAGCTGACCAAACAGGTGTCTGCAGTTATCGGACCGGCAAGTGAGGATGTTAGTGCCCTTTTCAACATTATTTCTAAGTTCATCCCAATCCGAATCTTTGCTGTATTCAACCTCCTCAAGCTCTTTCCAAAGTTCTACGAGAAGATCAGCAGTCTCAACAAAAGCAGTATTGCCAAAACCATGGCAGCAGAGATGTTCCGCACTGAGGACAGCCACAATGAGGATGTCCTGGATCAGGTGGAGCAAAGCCTTCTGGGAGTCCACGGCCCACAGCCAAAGCAGTACAGTGATGGCCAGCCTTTTGAACTGTACCCCATCTTTATGGGAGGGCTGTTGCATTATAGTAACCGCATGCTTCTCCATCAACTGGGCTGCAGTATTCAGAGCACCACTGTGGCCCAGATCACAAGTGCTCTAAGGAAGTACCTTGTCAGAG AGCTCAGCAAACCCCAGCCACCAGAGGAGCTAATGGATCTGCTGGTCCTTCTGTATGAATTTCAAAACCCCAGACTGGCTGCAGAGGTTCTGGCTTCAATCAGAACCATCCGTCTCACCAACATTCGTATGACATCACTCAAATGCTTTGTGCTGAGCTTTGTGCTTTCCTGCACCCCTGCAAG TTATCACCTTGAAGAGCTAGacctctcttcctgtctccttaCTGATGGGATGCTTCAGATGCTACGGCCtgctttcagacacacacacaaactcaa tctgCAGTTTAACAGCCTGGGTCCTGATTCCTGCATTCTGCTAAGAGATCTGCTGCTTGACACCAAGATTTCTATTAGATCGCTACA ATTGTGTGACAACCCTCTGCTGGAATCTGGAGCCTGCAGTCTGCTGGAAGCCCTTCCAGAGAACCAGTCTCTTACACACCTGTCCCTGATGCACACTGGGTTGGGGGACAAGGGAGCCATGAAGCTGGCTGAGAGGATCAAGCAGCACACAGGCCTTCAGGAGCTCAATGTGGCCTATAACAACATCGGAGACAATGCTGCCCTGGCTCTGGTAGATGCCTGCAGAGAGCATCCCAGCATTCACACTGTGCA CTTGTATCTGAACCCTCTCAGTGACGTGGGAAAGCAGTCTCTGTATGCTCGAGGCGTTCCCCGGAGCGACGGTGGCAGTGGCCGTCGGGTAAGGGTCCTGGCCTCTGTCACTGAGGGATCCGACATTTCTGAAGACTGGCATCCCATCCTGAGCGTGATAAGAGATAATGCCTCATCCTGGGAAAGGGAGCGTGTAAAGCAGCAGTTACAG GTCTTTCTCAAGGACCTGGAGTGggggcggcagcagcagcagaacttATGGAAGAGGCTGCACTACCGCAGGGTAGAGAAAGGAGTCCGGCAGACTCTACGGTTGCTGGAGAAGGACACTTCAGCATAA
- the nlrx1 gene encoding NLR family member X1 isoform X2, which produces MTLLHRQPSQLLAVWRLKRRVEDLLCPATGCQSRRSCSTLSEQDPIEIHKRKLFLWFSHLPQEEKQFGGYFSPESMHVDPLILERKAEERTGMLSSLQQIQTLSCPSLTIEQLFDPTDSWTDGRGLNVLLYGAVGTGKSTVVRKLVLDWCSGTTLTQFKLLVPFSCEDLGHLSRVSSLRDLVSRKYLHLRKHPLLSGEGNQAKDVLFLFNGIEKMKLDFSIGSTELCSDPNEALSPGILVVNLLRKYLLPEASIMVTTRLSALDRIPQKYVSRYAQICGFNDPDRQRAYFASRLLQQNGEAPFIQEAQALIELLYLNLQRESQLAAACFLPSYCWLTCATLHFLHLTDAKAPIRTLTGIYTSFLRLNFGGEVLSTGAGSTVQEHNNSLMLYVVRTVGKLAFDGVRYKRTSFSETELEQWIGGKTKTDEELHQLAMFRTDVVDFFLAPCVESGKHVQQLGENDERRYVFAVPAMQEYLAALYVVLGENKSALEKLTKQVSAVIGPASEDVSALFNIISKFIPIRIFAVFNLLKLFPKFYEKISSLNKSSIAKTMAAEMFRTEDSHNEDVLDQVEQSLLGVHGPQPKQYSDGQPFELYPIFMGGLLHYSNRMLLHQLGCSIQSTTVAQITSALRKYLVRELSKPQPPEELMDLLVLLYEFQNPRLAAEVLASIRTIRLTNIRMTSLKCFVLSFVLSCTPASYHLEELDLSSCLLTDGMLQMLRPAFRHTHKLNLQFNSLGPDSCILLRDLLLDTKISIRSLQLCDNPLLESGACSLLEALPENQSLTHLSLMHTGLGDKGAMKLAERIKQHTGLQELNVAYNNIGDNAALALVDACREHPSIHTVHLYLNPLSDVGKQSLYARGVPRSDGGSGRRVRVLASVTEGSDISEDWHPILSVIRDNASSWERERVKQQLQVFLKDLEWGRQQQQNLWKRLHYRRVEKGVRQTLRLLEKDTSA; this is translated from the exons ATGACTTTATTACATAG ACAACCAAGTCAGCTGCTTGCAGTATGGAGGCTaaagaggagggtggaggatcTTCTGTGCCCAGCCACTGGCTGTCAATCCAGGAGGTCCTGCTCCACCCTTTCAGAACAAG ACCCCATAGAGATCCACAAGaggaagctgttcttgtggttCAGCCACCTTCCTCAGGAAGAGAAACAGTTTGGAGGCTACTTTAGTCCAGAGTCCATGCACGTGGATCCACTGATTCTGGaaagaaaggcagaggagaGAACAGGAATGCTCAGCTCCCTTCAGCAAATCCAGACCCTCTCTTGCCCCTCTCTGACTATAGAGCAGCTGTTTGACCCCACTGACTCCTGGACTGATGGTCGTGGGCTCAATGTGCTGCTGTACGGAGCTGTTGGAACAGGGAAAAGCACAGTAGTCCGGAAGCTGGTGCTGGATTGGTGTAGCGGGACCACTCTGACCCAGTTTAAGCTTCTGGTTCCTTTCTCCTGTGAGGACCTCGGCCACCTGTCAAG GGTGTCTTCCTTAAGAGACCTTGTGAGCAGAAAGTACCTTCACCTGAGAAAACACCCCCTTCTAAGTGGGGAAGGAAACCAGGCAAAGGATGTGCTCTTTCTCTTTAATGGGATAGAGAAGATGAAACTGGACTTCAGCATAGGATCCACAGAGCTTTGCAGTGATCCTAATGAGGCACTGTCCCCAGGTATATTGGTGGTGAACCTGCTGCGGAAATATCTCCTGCCTGAG GCCAGTATCATGGTTACTACCAGACTGTCAGCCCTGGACCGTATCCCTCAGAAGTACGTGAGTCGTTACGCACAGATTTGTGGCTTCAATGACCCTGACCGGCAGCGGGCATATTTCGCCAGCCGCCTGCTGCAGCAGAATGGGGAGGCTCCTTTTATCCAGGAAGCCCAGGCTCTCATAGAACTACTTTACCTCAACCTCCAGAGAGAAAGTCAGCTGGCTGCAGCCTGCTTTCTCCCCTCGTACTGCTGGCTCACATGTGCTACCTTACACTTCCTCCATTTAACAGATGCCAAGGCTCCCATCCGCACTTTGACTGGTATATACACCAGTTTCCTCAGGCTCAACTTTGGGGGTGAGGTGCTGAGCACAGGAGCAGGGTCGACTGTTCAGGAGCACAACAATTCTCTGATGTTGTATGTTGTCCGTACAGTGGGTAAGCTTGCATTTGATGGTGTGAGATACAAGCGCACCTCTTTCTCAGAAACAGAACTGGAGCAGTGGATAGGAGGGAAGACCAAGACCGACGAGGAGTTACATCAGCTTGCCATGTTCCGGACTGATGTGGTAGACTTCTTTTTGGCCCCATGTGTAGAAAGTGGTAAGCATGTACAACAACTTGGGGAGAATGATGAGAGACGATATGTGTTTGCAGTTCCAGCCATGCAAGAGTACCTGGCAGCTCTTTACGTCGTTCTAGGAGAGAACAAATCAGCCCTAGAAAAGCTGACCAAACAGGTGTCTGCAGTTATCGGACCGGCAAGTGAGGATGTTAGTGCCCTTTTCAACATTATTTCTAAGTTCATCCCAATCCGAATCTTTGCTGTATTCAACCTCCTCAAGCTCTTTCCAAAGTTCTACGAGAAGATCAGCAGTCTCAACAAAAGCAGTATTGCCAAAACCATGGCAGCAGAGATGTTCCGCACTGAGGACAGCCACAATGAGGATGTCCTGGATCAGGTGGAGCAAAGCCTTCTGGGAGTCCACGGCCCACAGCCAAAGCAGTACAGTGATGGCCAGCCTTTTGAACTGTACCCCATCTTTATGGGAGGGCTGTTGCATTATAGTAACCGCATGCTTCTCCATCAACTGGGCTGCAGTATTCAGAGCACCACTGTGGCCCAGATCACAAGTGCTCTAAGGAAGTACCTTGTCAGAG AGCTCAGCAAACCCCAGCCACCAGAGGAGCTAATGGATCTGCTGGTCCTTCTGTATGAATTTCAAAACCCCAGACTGGCTGCAGAGGTTCTGGCTTCAATCAGAACCATCCGTCTCACCAACATTCGTATGACATCACTCAAATGCTTTGTGCTGAGCTTTGTGCTTTCCTGCACCCCTGCAAG TTATCACCTTGAAGAGCTAGacctctcttcctgtctccttaCTGATGGGATGCTTCAGATGCTACGGCCtgctttcagacacacacacaaactcaa tctgCAGTTTAACAGCCTGGGTCCTGATTCCTGCATTCTGCTAAGAGATCTGCTGCTTGACACCAAGATTTCTATTAGATCGCTACA ATTGTGTGACAACCCTCTGCTGGAATCTGGAGCCTGCAGTCTGCTGGAAGCCCTTCCAGAGAACCAGTCTCTTACACACCTGTCCCTGATGCACACTGGGTTGGGGGACAAGGGAGCCATGAAGCTGGCTGAGAGGATCAAGCAGCACACAGGCCTTCAGGAGCTCAATGTGGCCTATAACAACATCGGAGACAATGCTGCCCTGGCTCTGGTAGATGCCTGCAGAGAGCATCCCAGCATTCACACTGTGCA CTTGTATCTGAACCCTCTCAGTGACGTGGGAAAGCAGTCTCTGTATGCTCGAGGCGTTCCCCGGAGCGACGGTGGCAGTGGCCGTCGGGTAAGGGTCCTGGCCTCTGTCACTGAGGGATCCGACATTTCTGAAGACTGGCATCCCATCCTGAGCGTGATAAGAGATAATGCCTCATCCTGGGAAAGGGAGCGTGTAAAGCAGCAGTTACAG GTCTTTCTCAAGGACCTGGAGTGggggcggcagcagcagcagaacttATGGAAGAGGCTGCACTACCGCAGGGTAGAGAAAGGAGTCCGGCAGACTCTACGGTTGCTGGAGAAGGACACTTCAGCATAA
- the nlrx1 gene encoding NLR family member X1 isoform X3 codes for MTLLHRQPSQLLAVWRLKRRVEDLLCPATGCQSRRSCSTLSEQADPIEIHKRKLFLWFSHLPQEEKQFGGYFSPESMHVDPLILERKAEERTGMLSSLQQIQTLSCPSLTIEQLFDPTDSWTDGRGLNVLLYGAVGTGKSTVVRKLVLDWCSGTTLTQFKLLVPFSCEDLGHLSRVSSLRDLVSRKYLHLRKHPLLSGEGNQAKDVLFLFNGIEKMKLDFSIGSTELCSDPNEALSPGILVVNLLRKYLLPEASIMVTTRLSALDRIPQKYVSRYAQICGFNDPDRQRAYFASRLLQQNGEAPFIQEAQALIELLYLNLQRESQLAAACFLPSYCWLTCATLHFLHLTDAKAPIRTLTGIYTSFLRLNFGGEVLSTGAGSTVQEHNNSLMLYVVRTVGKLAFDGVRYKRTSFSETELEQWIGGKTKTDEELHQLAMFRTDVVDFFLAPCVESGKHVQQLGENDERRYVFAVPAMQEYLAALYVVLGENKSALEKLTKQVSAVIGPASEDVSALFNIISKFIPIRIFAVFNLLKLFPKFYEKISSLNKSSIAKTMAAEMFRTEDSHNEDVLDQVEQSLLGVHGPQPKQYSDGQPFELYPIFMGGLLHYSNRMLLHQLGCSIQSTTVAQITSALRKYLVRELSKPQPPEELMDLLVLLYEFQNPRLAAEVLASIRTIRLTNIRMTSLKCFVLSFVLSCTPASYHLEELDLSSCLLTDGMLQMLRPAFRHTHKLKLCDNPLLESGACSLLEALPENQSLTHLSLMHTGLGDKGAMKLAERIKQHTGLQELNVAYNNIGDNAALALVDACREHPSIHTVHLYLNPLSDVGKQSLYARGVPRSDGGSGRRVRVLASVTEGSDISEDWHPILSVIRDNASSWERERVKQQLQVFLKDLEWGRQQQQNLWKRLHYRRVEKGVRQTLRLLEKDTSA; via the exons ATGACTTTATTACATAG ACAACCAAGTCAGCTGCTTGCAGTATGGAGGCTaaagaggagggtggaggatcTTCTGTGCCCAGCCACTGGCTGTCAATCCAGGAGGTCCTGCTCCACCCTTTCAGAACAAG CAGACCCCATAGAGATCCACAAGaggaagctgttcttgtggttCAGCCACCTTCCTCAGGAAGAGAAACAGTTTGGAGGCTACTTTAGTCCAGAGTCCATGCACGTGGATCCACTGATTCTGGaaagaaaggcagaggagaGAACAGGAATGCTCAGCTCCCTTCAGCAAATCCAGACCCTCTCTTGCCCCTCTCTGACTATAGAGCAGCTGTTTGACCCCACTGACTCCTGGACTGATGGTCGTGGGCTCAATGTGCTGCTGTACGGAGCTGTTGGAACAGGGAAAAGCACAGTAGTCCGGAAGCTGGTGCTGGATTGGTGTAGCGGGACCACTCTGACCCAGTTTAAGCTTCTGGTTCCTTTCTCCTGTGAGGACCTCGGCCACCTGTCAAG GGTGTCTTCCTTAAGAGACCTTGTGAGCAGAAAGTACCTTCACCTGAGAAAACACCCCCTTCTAAGTGGGGAAGGAAACCAGGCAAAGGATGTGCTCTTTCTCTTTAATGGGATAGAGAAGATGAAACTGGACTTCAGCATAGGATCCACAGAGCTTTGCAGTGATCCTAATGAGGCACTGTCCCCAGGTATATTGGTGGTGAACCTGCTGCGGAAATATCTCCTGCCTGAG GCCAGTATCATGGTTACTACCAGACTGTCAGCCCTGGACCGTATCCCTCAGAAGTACGTGAGTCGTTACGCACAGATTTGTGGCTTCAATGACCCTGACCGGCAGCGGGCATATTTCGCCAGCCGCCTGCTGCAGCAGAATGGGGAGGCTCCTTTTATCCAGGAAGCCCAGGCTCTCATAGAACTACTTTACCTCAACCTCCAGAGAGAAAGTCAGCTGGCTGCAGCCTGCTTTCTCCCCTCGTACTGCTGGCTCACATGTGCTACCTTACACTTCCTCCATTTAACAGATGCCAAGGCTCCCATCCGCACTTTGACTGGTATATACACCAGTTTCCTCAGGCTCAACTTTGGGGGTGAGGTGCTGAGCACAGGAGCAGGGTCGACTGTTCAGGAGCACAACAATTCTCTGATGTTGTATGTTGTCCGTACAGTGGGTAAGCTTGCATTTGATGGTGTGAGATACAAGCGCACCTCTTTCTCAGAAACAGAACTGGAGCAGTGGATAGGAGGGAAGACCAAGACCGACGAGGAGTTACATCAGCTTGCCATGTTCCGGACTGATGTGGTAGACTTCTTTTTGGCCCCATGTGTAGAAAGTGGTAAGCATGTACAACAACTTGGGGAGAATGATGAGAGACGATATGTGTTTGCAGTTCCAGCCATGCAAGAGTACCTGGCAGCTCTTTACGTCGTTCTAGGAGAGAACAAATCAGCCCTAGAAAAGCTGACCAAACAGGTGTCTGCAGTTATCGGACCGGCAAGTGAGGATGTTAGTGCCCTTTTCAACATTATTTCTAAGTTCATCCCAATCCGAATCTTTGCTGTATTCAACCTCCTCAAGCTCTTTCCAAAGTTCTACGAGAAGATCAGCAGTCTCAACAAAAGCAGTATTGCCAAAACCATGGCAGCAGAGATGTTCCGCACTGAGGACAGCCACAATGAGGATGTCCTGGATCAGGTGGAGCAAAGCCTTCTGGGAGTCCACGGCCCACAGCCAAAGCAGTACAGTGATGGCCAGCCTTTTGAACTGTACCCCATCTTTATGGGAGGGCTGTTGCATTATAGTAACCGCATGCTTCTCCATCAACTGGGCTGCAGTATTCAGAGCACCACTGTGGCCCAGATCACAAGTGCTCTAAGGAAGTACCTTGTCAGAG AGCTCAGCAAACCCCAGCCACCAGAGGAGCTAATGGATCTGCTGGTCCTTCTGTATGAATTTCAAAACCCCAGACTGGCTGCAGAGGTTCTGGCTTCAATCAGAACCATCCGTCTCACCAACATTCGTATGACATCACTCAAATGCTTTGTGCTGAGCTTTGTGCTTTCCTGCACCCCTGCAAG TTATCACCTTGAAGAGCTAGacctctcttcctgtctccttaCTGATGGGATGCTTCAGATGCTACGGCCtgctttcagacacacacacaaactcaa ATTGTGTGACAACCCTCTGCTGGAATCTGGAGCCTGCAGTCTGCTGGAAGCCCTTCCAGAGAACCAGTCTCTTACACACCTGTCCCTGATGCACACTGGGTTGGGGGACAAGGGAGCCATGAAGCTGGCTGAGAGGATCAAGCAGCACACAGGCCTTCAGGAGCTCAATGTGGCCTATAACAACATCGGAGACAATGCTGCCCTGGCTCTGGTAGATGCCTGCAGAGAGCATCCCAGCATTCACACTGTGCA CTTGTATCTGAACCCTCTCAGTGACGTGGGAAAGCAGTCTCTGTATGCTCGAGGCGTTCCCCGGAGCGACGGTGGCAGTGGCCGTCGGGTAAGGGTCCTGGCCTCTGTCACTGAGGGATCCGACATTTCTGAAGACTGGCATCCCATCCTGAGCGTGATAAGAGATAATGCCTCATCCTGGGAAAGGGAGCGTGTAAAGCAGCAGTTACAG GTCTTTCTCAAGGACCTGGAGTGggggcggcagcagcagcagaacttATGGAAGAGGCTGCACTACCGCAGGGTAGAGAAAGGAGTCCGGCAGACTCTACGGTTGCTGGAGAAGGACACTTCAGCATAA